The genomic region CGTGGCGCTGGGGCGGACCTGGATGGGAGTCGAGCGCCTGGCGCACTCGCACTACATGGAGTTCGCCCTGCTCCTCCCGCTTTTGGGCGCTGCGGCCTGGGCTCGGGCGTTGAGAGAGCGGCCGCAGGCGCGGCTCGCGGTCCTGGCCGCCTTCTGGCTCTTCTGCGCGGGGGCGTCGTTTAAGGGCTGGGACTTCTCCCCTTACGCGAGCATCCGGGCCTCGCGGGAAGAAGGCCTGCGCTGCATCGAGGAGTACTACGCGAAAGGAGGTTCGGCGCTCTGCCCGACCCTGCAGCCGCTGCCGCTCGCCGAGCGCCTGGAGCGGGCGAAGGCCCTGCGCCTGCCGTTCTACCGTCGGATCGAAGCGAAGCTCAAACCTTAAGGACGGCCGTCTCGGTCTCGGAAGCCCCGCCGAACTCCTTGAGGAGCCGCGCGAAGCGCTCTACGTGGGCCGCCATCGCCCGCCCGGCCTCCTCGTCGACCGCCGCGTAGATCACGCCGAGCACGGCGCTCGTTCCGTCCTTGAGCTTCCCCGTCATGGAGTCCTTCACCGCATTGCCGAGCGGCAGGTCGGCCCCCGAGCAGACGCAGAGCAGGCCCTCGAGGTCGATCTCCTGCCCCGCGGAGTTGAACACGTACTTCTCCTCCGCCTTGCCGTAGCGCAGGGCCGCCCCATCGCCGAATGCCGCGAGGTCGAGGAGGCTGATGGGCAGGCCGGTCTCGAGCGAGAGGAGGTTGTTCACGTCGACGAGGTTGTTGATGCGCGGGAACCGGTTCTCGCGCGCGGCCTGGGCGAGGTATTCGCTCGCGGGCTTGTTGCGCCCGGAGGGCTTGAAGCCGCCGCGCTTGAGGAGGCGGCGCACCGAGTCCTTGAGCATGGGCGCCGGAAACTCCTCGGCGGCGCGGCGCAGGACGAGTTCGTCGATGAGCCGGGCGAGCTCCGCGGGAGCGGGGCCGGGCTTCACCCCGCGGGCGACGACGACGCCGGCGACGAAGAGGGCATCGGGGACCCTGTTCTCCAAGGGAATCATCTCGCGGGGTCCCCCCTCACCCCCTTCCCCTCTCCCGGCGTGGCGGGAGAGGGGAGCCCTGGGTGGGCGGGGGCGAGGGCGCGGCGGCGCAGGGTCTGATAGGCGCCGTTGAGGAGGCGGTCGCTGCCGGCCGAGAGCGCGGAGCGCGCGAGCATGAGGTAGACCCGTCCCTGCGGCACCATGACGCGCTGGGCGGGGTCGAGCGGGTTGGCGCGGCGCAGGAGCGCGATCGTCTCGAGTCCGAGCCAGATGGGCCAGACGCAGGCCAGGCGCAGGCGCTTGAGCGAGCGGGGGATGTTCAGCGTGTAGCGCCAGCCGGCGTCGAGGTGATCGAGGGCCGCGTCGAGCCAGCGGCGGTACTCGGCCGCGAAGGCCGCGTTGCGCGCGGGGTCGAGGAGCAGCTCGGGCTTCGCGACGGGGAGGTAGCAGCGGCCGATGCGCAGGTCCGCGGCCGTGTCGCGCAGGACGTTGACGAGCTGGAGCCCCTTGCCGAAGCGCACGCCGAGCCGGTACATCTCGGCCTGGTCGAGCGCGGCGAAAGCGGGCAGGTGCTCGGCGCAGATGCGGGTCCAGAACTCGCCGACGCAGCCGGCGACGAGGTAGGTGTAGCGGTCGAGCTCGGCGTCGTCGCGCAGGGCCGTCACCGTCCCCTCGGGGAAGCGCTCGAGGTCGAAGAGCTGGCCGGTGACGATGACGTCGAGGAGCTGGGCGATGAACTCGCGGTCTCGCGCGCCGAAGGCGTCGCGGCGGGCGGCGCATTCCCCGAGCCGCTCGAGGAGCATGCGTTCGGCCGGCAGGGC from Elusimicrobiota bacterium harbors:
- a CDS encoding squalene/phytoene synthase family protein; its protein translation is MTDTERLLRDVSRSFHLSLRVLPKPVRAQVGLAYLLARASDTVADTQAVPRERRRELLERMRKGDYSSVGALAKDQALPAERMLLERLGECAARRDAFGARDREFIAQLLDVIVTGQLFDLERFPEGTVTALRDDAELDRYTYLVAGCVGEFWTRICAEHLPAFAALDQAEMYRLGVRFGKGLQLVNVLRDTAADLRIGRCYLPVAKPELLLDPARNAAFAAEYRRWLDAALDHLDAGWRYTLNIPRSLKRLRLACVWPIWLGLETIALLRRANPLDPAQRVMVPQGRVYLMLARSALSAGSDRLLNGAYQTLRRRALAPAHPGLPSPATPGEGKGVRGDPAR
- a CDS encoding phenylalanine--tRNA ligase beta subunit-related protein; amino-acid sequence: MENRVPDALFVAGVVVARGVKPGPAPAELARLIDELVLRRAAEEFPAPMLKDSVRRLLKRGGFKPSGRNKPASEYLAQAARENRFPRINNLVDVNNLLSLETGLPISLLDLAAFGDGAALRYGKAEEKYVFNSAGQEIDLEGLLCVCSGADLPLGNAVKDSMTGKLKDGTSAVLGVIYAAVDEEAGRAMAAHVERFARLLKEFGGASETETAVLKV